ATATATATGTTGATTATTACAGATTTTGTAAGAATTTTTTGAGAGCAgtattagaatttttaattaattaatataaaatctgatttttaattttaaaattataatggtagcaatttttttaattttttgttattatgtTTAGATATTGTTAGTTAATTGGAAAATatgttgaaaaaaattttgttagacggttattttgattaatgaataaattttgatgattaaaGTTATAAATTATGATTGTAAATTGTTTGTTATTATGTATAGATGctgttagttagttagttggagGAAATGTAAGATATTATTGTTGGAAATTATATATTTaggatttattataattttttgttggaGAATATGTTAGAAATCTTTTTGTAATACGAGTAGATATTGTAGTTTAGTAACTAACTTTTGTGATCAAGGTTGGAAATTATAATTATGATTTTGTAATAGATTTAGAATTTGGAATTTAGAGTTACTTAATTTacttttgttattaatttaagaatttataatCCGGAACTGCATCATTAATAACGAAATTTGTTAATATTAATTGCAAGGCCAATTTACTTAATACATAGTTCATTTGGGAAGAAAGGTAAATTATAAGAATTCAATTATAAATAAACTAAGAATACTAAAGTAACCTTAATTTTGTATGTTGTTAGTTAGACAATGTTGTTCATATGTTGTTAGTGAATAGCTGAGaagttataattaattagtaaattattatgattaattttaGGAAATTATAATTATAGGAATTATGATAACCTTTTGAAGTTATGTTTACATGCTGTAGTTTGATAATTTgttagttattttttagtaattggGCTAGAAATTATGATTAATCGATGAAGTAGTAACATTAATTTAAGTTGTAAATTAGTAATCATTCATGATTTGACTAGGAACATGTTATGTTTTTTCAGAGTTCACGGATGATGACATGTGACCACCCACTGCCTCCTGATCGGTACCATCCAAGTGTAGAGGATCATTTACGGGTTACTGGATTTTATCATGCCTCTCAGATTGGAGTAGTCCAAGGACAGAAAGCATTGATAAATGCTTTAGTTGAGAGGTGGCGGCCGGAAACACACACGTTCCACCTTCCGATTGGTGAGTGCACAGTGACCCTTGAGGATGTAACTGTTATTTTGGGCCTCCCGACGAACGGCCTTCCGGTGACGGGGATGACCTTGAGCAGCTTTGAAGCATTGGAGGGTGAGTGTTTCCATCAGTTTGGGGTTGCACCGAGAAAGGCAGACTGCAGAGGGAGCGGCATAAAAATGACATGGCTTAGGAATCTAAAAGAACGTATACAACTGACTGACGAAAACAGTATGCAGAGGTACGTCAAGTGCCACATTATGTTGTTATTGGGTACTATATTACTTGGAGACAAGTCAGGGGCATCTGTGCACTGGAAGTTTCTGCCTTTGCTCCGGGATTTTCATAGTATCAGTAATTTTAGTTGGGGATCGGCATGTTTGGCGCACCTATACCGGTCATTATGCCGGGCCTCTCGTTTTGATTGTAAAGAAATCGATGGTCCGTTAACACTGCTCCTAGGTTGGTTTTGGATCCGCCTGCCCTATCTTGCGCCCCCTACTAGGGAACCACGCAGTTTTCCGCTTGCAAACAGGTAACATTGTCAACTTACTTGTTATGTTCATAATTCTATTTAAGATGTGCTAGTAACATAAATAATTTCAGGTGGCGTAACTGGGAGCGTGGTGACAATCGGTATAGATATCTTAGTCTGGCCCACTTTAGGGAGGCGTTAGATGAGGTTCAGGAAGGGCAGGTgtgtttttaatagaaaatatttGTCTCTAACTGAGGTTGATTGTTATTTGGCTTGTAGTCACGTATGTCTTATGATATGTGCAGTTCGTCTGGGTTGCTTATGGTGTGGATCGCATTGAACCGGGCATAATCCCAGAAGACATCTTCCTGCACGCAGTTGTCTGGAGCGCTACGGTTCCGTTGATTTCATTCGAATCTATTGAGTGGCATGCAACGGATAGAATTAGAAGACAGTTTGGTTTGGTTCAGGGAGTTCCATCTGAGGAAACAAATCTGGGAAAGGCACATGGAGAAACACTTGCTGGTCCTAAGAATCTTGACTGGGCCACAGCCCCGTCCCATTCATGTTGGATTATGCGATGGACAAACAGGTATAATTACATTCTGCGTGAGTATGTGGAACCTTCACAGCATCCGTTGGATGTTTACATGGACTGGTATCGTGCACGGTATGGCAAGCATTTGAGATTGTCAAATGTTGTGGTTCAAGAGAACGATGAAGGTGAACAAGTAATGGATGATGAGGGTAACCCACCTATAAATGATGAGGGTAGCCCAGTAATGGAAGATGAGGGTAGCCCAGTTATTCATGTAGCCAATGAAGAACCGGGGGCACATTCACATCCACATCCACATCCACCTCCACCTCCAGCTTCCCAAGAACAACTTCAGGCCTCGGTACCATATCATGTTCAGACACAATATACCCCGTCATACCCAATAGATCAACAATATTGGAGTACTCCACAATGGGATACTGGAGAGGGTGCTTCTTTTAGCCAGTTGCTTGGCTTCATGGCTGCGGATGCAGGGCAGTCACAATTTGGCCATCAACCTGAATTTATGCCCGGGAGGTATTCTTTGGACGCGAGGATTCCATGCCACACTGCCTCAGTTGCTTCTGGAGGTTTGGAAACTGGAGATTCAAGTAGAAGTGAAGGCGGTCGGGGGATATTTACTAGCCGGAACCTACGGCGTGTATCAATGGGTCAGATTGAAGAAAATGCCGGGATAGGTGAGCATGAAACCGATCAGTATCTCGTGGAAGAACCGGGTGATGAGGAGATGGATGAGGATCAAGAGGAGAGCGAGGATGACGAGATGGATGAGGATGAAGAATCCCGCAACAATGCTCCTGATGATGCGGATGATGCAGGTCCGACTTTATGATTATGTTTTGAACTTGttggtttttttcttttttttttcctttttatcccGTGTTTGCATCATTTTGAATAGTCTCTTTCATTAAATTATGTACAGGTGAGACAGCTAAACATTACAATCTCAGGGTGGACCCGCCACGTCGGAGCGCTAGTCGATACACCCCGTCCATGTTCAAGAAGGCCAAGAAGAAATGCAAGAACATCCTCGAGAACATAAAGTGGGCAACAAGAAAGTAGCTGTGTATCTATGTTGAGTTCCTGTGTTTTGAGCTTAGTATTATGTATCTATGTTGAATACTTGTATTTTGAAGTTAATGTTGTGTATCTATGTTTATTACTTGTATTTTGAACTTCATATTGTGTATCTATGTTGAATTGTTGTATTTTGAAGTTAATGTTGTGTTTCTATGTTGAGTACTTGAATTAAGAACTTAATATTCTTATAGTAAACTAcgtaaattttttaaattttaataatttattgattaatttatatgtattaTACTAGTATATACTACAactatttattgaaaaataatattaatagctagtatataattatgaaaaaaataataactgaGTTTATAATTAATGTTAAGTAAAAATAACATTACTTTAAAACATGGCTGAACTTAGTATAATTACGATAAAAATAACTTATGTAGtagataatattaatatataatttaatttgcataAATCTTAGTAACAGATAACCTAGCCTGGTGGAAGCAGCTCCCTTTTATTATCGTGCAGGGATGGGGGTTCGAACCTCAAATGATCCTTTTTGAGGAAATATTAAATTGTTCCGGTTCGGTTGAACCGGTAACAACCGATTTAGACCGGTTTCTGCCGGTTTAACCGGACCGGTTTCTGCTAACATTGTTTTCGCTTATcctttattaatattaatttcatgtatttttgttttatatttaatctttcttaaatatttaattacggtTTACTCATATcactattaaaataaaaattaaactttctTAACTAtctataaattaatatttatgttttatttttttattgattaattatatgatatgaatttatattaatattttttaacatatatttaaaTAGTGTAATagatactaattaattaatgaattagaaattAAGTTAATTTGATATCTACGGTCATAAACAAGTCTCAGGTCTCATAAAGAAGTTTCATGAAAGAACAATGTCCCGATAAACATAAATAAACGCGtaaaaataaacaagcaaatGCCATAGAGTACTACAATGAAACATGATAGGCATAAAACAACTATCCTGGGTTACTGGGACCTACACCAGATGACCGACGGCATCTACTTCGGCTGTGTCCCTCTGCTCCACATTGCCGACAACGCCTAGGAGCACGTAACATTCGTGTGTCCATTTCGTTCAAGAAACGTGTCATCCTTGGGCGACCTTTGTTCACCCGTCTGATGTTCGGATTCGGGACAAATCGAGGGCCGCTGTACACAGGCCACATAGTGGGATTGCCCAGTGGCCGAAACCTAGCTCGGTAAACCCTCCGAACTTGGTCCATCTTGTAAACTTCGTGGACATACACTCGCCAATCCAGTCGCTGGTTCGCACAACATGCAAAAACATGTCGACAGGGAATCCGATCCACCTGAAACTCACCACAGTCACAGCGTTGTTGACGGAGATCGACGGCATACTCAGTTCCAGCTGGCATCTCACGAACCTCGAAGACCTCATTCATCCTATCGAAGCAATTAACCTGGATGTTAGAACTTGCAAGTTGATTGGCATTCAATTTTGACGTGACAACCTCAGAAAAAACATGTCCAGCTGTTATCCGCGACTCCGCCTCGGCTCTTTTTCTAGTGAACAACTCGTTAAGCCTGTAGAATGTGGCTTTCACAAGTGCAGTTATAGGAAGATTGCGTGCCCCCTTCAACACTGAGTTGATGCATTCCACAAGGTTTGTCGTCATGTGACCCCAGCGGTAGCCACCGTCATACGCCAATGCGTACTGTTCGCGTGGGATTCGGTTAAGCCAGTTCGTATATGCCTCGCCCCGTTCACGTAAACGCTGGTAGCGCTGTTCGTACTCGCGTACCGTCCTCGAATAACCTGGACAACAATCAAAGCCACACAGGAGAAGAATTCATGAGAAAAAGTTGCTGGAAGGTAACTCGGTTAATAAGGAAATTCAAACTATTAACATTTACCTATATTGACCACAAGTTTTTGCAGGTACGGTGCCTTGAACTTTCTCAAGAAGTTCGACTCTATATGCCTGATGCAAAACATGTGGAATGCTCTCGGGGGCGACCAAGCTCCGTTGCTCCGGGCAATAGCTGCATTGATGGATTCGTGCCTGTCAGAAATCAGTCCCACCCCATCCCTAGTCACAACATGTTGTCGCAGGTTACTAAGGAAAAAGTGCCATGCATCAGAAGTCTCCCCCTCCACAATTGCAAACGCAATAGGGACGATATTACTGTTACCATCCTGTGAAACGGCGACCAACAAACAACCCTTATACTTTCCGTACAAGTGAGTCCCATCAACCTGGACAACTGGCTTGCAGTGTCTGAACGCTCTAATGCAGGGGTAATAACTCCAGAAGACTCTATGCAATACCCGGATATCAGTTACTTCCTCATCACCTTGATATGCAGACATAGTCTCGTAATGGACGATTGCTGATGGCTCCTTGTTACACATGGCCTGAAACCATATAGGCAAAGCTTCATATGATGCTTCCCAACCGCCAAATATTTTTTCCACTGCTTTTTGTTTCGCCAGCCATGCCTTCCGATAGCTGACGGTGTAATTGAACTTCGACTGCACTTCTGCAATAACTGATTTCACCTTTATCGACGGGTCAGCCTCAACCAACGGCTTTATTGCTTCCGCAATTGTGTTCGAATCCAGCTTCGAATGATCCTGAGAAATAGTGGCTCTAGTACAAGTGTGAGAACCGTTGTACCTCCTTATAACCCAACAATACTTTCTGCTGATCATGCTAACCCTGATAAGCCAATCACACCCTGATCCATACTGTGTACACTTCGCATAGAAGGTCAACGGCTCCGACTCATACACACGGTAGTCTACGCCTCTTCGGATGGTATAATCTTTCACCGCCTTCAATACAGCTTCCCTAGAACTGAATTCCATTCCGATTGCAAATTCACCATCTGCGACCATAGGAATTTCTACCACAACGACAgccaaatcaaaataatttaaggCAAATACatttaataacttaaagactacGTCAATGCTCCATATATCCCCATCAATATCAATATTATTCCTATCTATCATGTTGTCATACCACTTTTCAAATCCTACAAACATAAACACATCAAAAACTTTGGACGAATGCACAGAAATTAATTTTCACGTCACTTATATTCTTATTTACATCTATCAACATAGATTATTTCCCAAAGTCTACTACTTTCTACATTTATATGTAAATACGTACCGGCACTCATATATTCCGGAAATTCCGGCGCATGCATGGCTTCCAAGTCCAGAGCCCGCATGAAGGACGGCTCCTCAAATGGATCTTCGTTTGCAAGTGCATGTGCAACGTCTCCCACATTTGGAGCCTCCACCCCGTCACCTtgatcttcttctccttctggAGCAACAGCTTCGTAATTGCTTTCAAACTCTTCCTCACTGTCACTATCAtattcttcctcttcaataTTTCGGTCAGCTTCAGATTGTTCGAATTCGACGTACAACTCTATCACCGATATCTGACCGCGACTTTCAAAATACATTGAAAACATCTCCTGCATACTCGCTTCGTCGGTTACATACTTGGTTTGATACTGCACGAAACCGCCAAATACCGGTATGGGATATCTATATACCATACATGATATTTTTTTGGATATCTGAAAACCTATCCTCTCACAAATCACACCTTTCAGCTCCTCAAATGAGATCGTGAACGGAATAACAATATCTAACGGCTTCTCACAACTAAATCTCACTCCTTCAGGTGTTTGTAATAGAATCTGACCAAAATAATATACTCTAACTGTAACTCTATCAACCATTTTTCATACTCTCATACATAAATATCTAGTAAACTCTCATTTATTCTTGAAGTTCAAATAAAATCACAAAGACGCAATGACaagtagaagagaagagaaacagcaggaggaagaagggaagaagacgCCGAAGAACATACACGAATCACATATGAGGAGTGGATCCGAGTTTCCAACACACacccacatatatatatatatatatatatatatatatatatatatatatacaaatcgGACCCCCCGAatcatacaaaaaaatttttttttcctcaATCATCAAATCGGACCCAGCGACTCCataggaaaaaaaaattttttttttcacccaCAAAACGGACCCAGCGACTCcgtctaaaaaaaaaaaaaaaaattccaccAAACGGACCCAACGAGTCCATGcctaaaaaaaacaaaaatcaaaaacCCCCCCAAACGTACCCTCCGATTACCCTTTcctacacaaaaaaaaattattaacattGGAATCGGACCCTACGATTCGCATCTAATTTCAAGTTTCTCTCCCGCACAGCCCAATCGCTGGGTCCGATTCCTCCCTGCCATGGATCAGAAAAAGCTGCCCCACACCCATGTCTAACACCCCCATATCCCATTTCTCTGCATAACTCCTCCGCACTCCCAATATTGAAAAAACTGAGCCTATTTTTGTCCATCCACTAGTTtatatattgattgattgttgatGAAAAGAAATATAGTTTTCTAACAAAATCATTAATTATAATGCTAACACGTGTTGTGAAAGATGAACCAAATGAATGGCATAAGAGAATGTAATAGAAACCACGTATTTATTTTTTCCACTCACACACATATAATGAGATTCTGTGCTCAATTCAAGTGCAGAAGAAACAAAAATACTATtagtacattaaaattaattattaatatatatttatataaatataaatatattttaatttattttttatatatatttatattttaatatttattttatattaataattattttttattattaattttagtgtacacatAACATAAtcgaaaaagaaaacatatctTAATTATGTCCACTAATTAATCTCAAATGTCAATGGTAATGCATTCAGCAAATCACTAAGAATATCAACGCAAAAAACAAAACGAAAAAGCAATCCTAACCCTAATAATAGGTTGAAAGTGTTGAGAGTATAGAGGACATAGCATCATATATGGAACGTTACAAGGCCAGGGGGAGGGAATGGAATTTCCGATCCATGTTCAAGATTTTGATGTTGTTGCTATTCTAATATGATTTTATCATATAATTGTAACATAATTCATCACTACTTCACTCTTAAGATAGTGACATAAGCCCTTTTAATTTTCCCCTTAATTGACATCTTTCTAGCTTTTCTCTCTCTTTGAGTGATGCTATATTAGGCTTAACACACTCCTTACCAAGgccaataattaattaagaattGAGAGCAATGGTTCTAGGTTTTATGAAATGACAAATGCTAAAATGTTATTTCTAAAGAGAATTATATTGGGAATATCTTTTAGTTTTGATTATCATAAATGCTAAAATttaattcattattattattattattattattattattattattattagggaCGGACCTATGCATAAAGAAGAGGAGACATTTGCCCCCACAAAGCTTTTTCAAAAAAACTAATACTTacactttatatatatatatatataaaacttattatattatgtttattttaaaataaaatataaataatttttttgtattttatattaaaaaaatattttattaaatttaatttagtataaaaaataaataaataaactaaaaaataataataattaattttattatattagttaattaattgttaattaaattaaaatttaatttttaattaaatacaacttaaattattagtaattttttaaaaattatttaaaataaacaaatatgttatttatatgttaatattactgtaattattttggttaaaaaatttatttataccataaagattataataaataaatttaacaattaaatatgagataataaaaaataaaataattatttaaaaaaatataaaaataatatttagtcatgttaaaaataaaaaaagtcgttataaattatttttttattattttgaatattatactgtatgtatgaaattatatttttattattttaaatattataaaagtgattgtatatatatttttagttcttatTAATATGTATAGATAGTt
The Arachis stenosperma cultivar V10309 chromosome 7, arast.V10309.gnm1.PFL2, whole genome shotgun sequence genome window above contains:
- the LOC130939445 gene encoding serine/threonine-protein phosphatase 7 long form homolog: MAKRHKARDVDRPELHIVNYLSNPDYLDASSRMMTCDHPLPPDRYHPSVEDHLRVTGFYHASQIGVVQGQKALINALVERWRPETHTFHLPIGECTVTLEDVTVILGLPTNGLPVTGMTLSSFEALEGECFHQFGVAPRKADCRGSGIKMTWLRNLKERIQLTDENSMQRYVKCHIMLLLGTILLGDKSGASVHWKFLPLLRDFHSISNFSWGSACLAHLYRSLCRASRFDCKEIDGPLTLLLGWFWIRLPYLAPPTREPRSFPLANRWRNWERGDNRYRYLSLAHFREALDEVQEGQFVWVAYGVDRIEPGIIPEDIFLHAVVWSATVPLISFESIEWHATDRIRRQFGLVQGVPSEETNLGKAHGETLAGPKNLDWATAPSHSCWIMRWTNRYNYILREYVEPSQHPLDVYMDWYRARYGKHLRLSNVVVQENDEGEQVMDDEGNPPINDEGSPVMEDEGSPVIHVANEEPGAHSHPHPHPPPPPASQEQLQASVPYHVQTQYTPSYPIDQQYWSTPQWDTGEGASFSQLLGFMAADAGQSQFGHQPEFMPGRYSLDARIPCHTASVASGGLETGDSSRSEGGRGIFTSRNLRRVSMGQIEENAGIGEHETDQYLVEEPGDEEMDEDQEESEDDEMDEDEESRNNAPDDADDAGETAKHYNLRVDPPRRSASRYTPSMFKKAKKKCKNILENIKWATRK